The proteins below are encoded in one region of Helicoverpa armigera isolate CAAS_96S chromosome 11, ASM3070526v1, whole genome shotgun sequence:
- the Scny gene encoding ubiquitin carboxyl-terminal hydrolase 36 isoform X1 — MPASICDPVTSALRLSLTPDESQSSSLLDSRLYSSAKSVLLSKIEFEESGDYQSNVLDGLKSKYVVIRPKKTVHDNKLLKKECNSAGQASENNKNVEDGLPKPKRVLFPVEKVHLGWQSAWAAGAGMQNVGNTCYLNSTLQALFHVPAFANWLVMEVTHAEKCNQQEACVICGMRATLMATQKSGGAPIKPWQVYSKLRLICRHLTPGRQEDAHEFLRYLVEAMEKCYLNRFVNHDKLEQYSKETTPLNQILGGYLRSTVRCLACHHLSTTYQHFEDLLLDIRKHSTLDEALDSFFSRERLEDLGYKCEACNKKVSATKQFFIERAPMVLCIALKRFSLAGGKLSKHVQFRKKITLNKYMYNKSHQQLSYKLVSLVTHLGPSQNCGHYTAIGQAPNGNYYQFDDSCVRPLPLSAVLGTNAYIMFFEKDNTTEETSTSAASSSSVVYGPQLPDNILNREKSPLKLTFYRNDERKPVLLNSTSVEVSKPENKPIILNSTLGKSESSNSNSEPWVVKQNGEVEKIVQPPKILNGIEKNGNKVDDDKKISFVIKRQNGDDCQVKPKLSKSESDLRSVINSKNMEKSASTSKIMKTPKSPLEKLEEQMNRSDSSGVSPRNGCTGSRLVPYDSESSGDERTERSLAAPSRCSSPRGLVVSTLGPARAWTVRSQRPLLSPSLHGVTSTKVKEKEERRTENDESPNTSVSSMSPLSDRSGSGGAAGANGSGTGGGAGTNGAAAGGVLAGADTARALQAGSHRGYGAAVATWNGTHSALSRQVFEERREERKRALEATDEMDRGRNKKVKKFHHYNRFNNNRNGYNPFQEKQNKPHWGGNFNKYRNERRPSHHFNKHHSNKYKRFNNRYSNGHHYPRHH; from the exons ATGCCCGCTTCCATTTGCGACCCAGTAACAAGCGCATTGCGTTTGTCTCTTACCCCAGACGAATCCCAAAGTTCTTCATTGTTGGATAGTAGACTCTACTCATCAGCCAAAAGCGTGCTTCTGTCTAAGATTGAGTTTGAAGAATCTGGTGATTATCAAAGTAACGTTCTCGACGGACTGAAATCTAAGTACGTGGTGATCCGACCTAAAAAAACAGTGCATGATAATAAACTACTGAAAAAAGAGTGTAATTCTGCCGGCCAAGCTTCAG aaaacaacaaaaatgttgAAGATGGATTACCTAAACCCAAAAGGGTTCTATTTCCTGTTGAAAAAGTACACTTGGGATGGCAAAGTGCATGGGCGGCTGGTGCCGGCATGCAAAATGTGGGTAACACATGCTATTTGAATTCTACCCTGCAGGCTCTGTTCCATGTGCCTGCTTTTGCAAACTGGCTGGTTATGGAAGTGACCCATGCTGAGAAATGTAATCAACAAG AAGCCTGTGTGATATGCGGGATGCGCGCCACTCTGATGGCTACCCAGAAGAGTGGTGGAGCACCAATTAAGCCCTGGCAGGTTTACTCCAAGTTACGCCTTATTTGTAGACACCTCACTCCAGGCAGGCAAGAGGATGCACATGAGTTTTTAAG GTACCTGGTGGAAGCTATGGAAAAATGCTATTTGAATCGGTTTGTTAACCATGACAAATTGGAACAATATAGCAAGGAGACAACTCCATTGAATCAAATTCTGGGTGGATACTTACGGTCCACAGTCAGGTGTCTTGCATGCCATCATTTATCAACCACCTACCAGCATTTTGAG gacTTACTATTAGATATAAGAAAACACTCAACATTAGATGAAGCATTAGATTCCTTTTTTTCTCGAGAAAGGTTAGAAGATTTAGGTTACAAATGTGAGGCATGCAATAAAAAG GTATCAGCCACTAAACAGTTTTTCATTGAGCGCGCTCCTATGGTGCTCTGTATAGCATTAAAACGATTCTCACTGGCTGGCGGGAAGCTCTCCAAACATGTGCAATTTAGAAAGAAGATTACCTTAAACAAATATATGTACAACAAAAGTCATCAACAGTTG TCATATAAACTAGTAAGTTTAGTCACTCACCTCGGACCTTCACAAAATTGTGGCCATTACACTGCAATAGGCCAAGCACCAAATGGGAATTATTACCAATTTGATGACAGTTGTGTTCGACCCTTACCATTGTCTGCTGTGCTGGGTACAAATGCTTATATTATGTTCTTTGAAAAAGACAACACCACAGAGGAAACATCCACCTCGGCAGCCTCTTCCTCGAGTGTGGTGTATGGCCCACAGCTACCAGACAATATTCTTAACAGAGAAAAAAGTCCATTAAAACTAACTTTCTATAGAAATGATGAGAGAAAGCCAGTTCTCCTTAATAGCACTTCAGTAGAAGTTTCTAAACCAGAAAACAAACCCATAATTCTAAATAGTACACTGGGAAAGTCAGAGTCCAGTAATTCCAATTCTGAACCTTGGGttgtaaaacaaaatggtgAAGTAGAGAAAATTGTTCAGCCTCCAAAGATTCTGAATGGCATAGAAAAGAATGGCAACAAAGTGGACGACGATAAGAAAATAAGCTTCGTAATCAAGCGTCAGAATGGTGACGACTGCCAAGTTAAACCCAAGCTTTCAAAGAGCGAGTCAGACCTCAGATCCGTCATTAACTCAAAGAATATGGAAAAATCTGCTTCAACTAGCAAGATAATGAAGACGCCTAAATCGCCGCTAGAGAAATTGGAAGAGCAGATGAACAGGAGCGATTCTTCGGGCGTGTCGCCCAGGAACGGCTGCACGGGATCGAGGTTGGTCCCGTATGATTCCGAGTCGAGCGGAGACGAGCGCACCGAGCGGTCGCTGGCGGCGCCGAGCCGCTGCTCGTCGCCGCGCGGGCTCGTGGTGTCCACGCTGGGCCCCGCCCGCGCCTGGACCGTGCGCAGCCAGCGCCCGCTGCTCAGCCCCAGCCTGCACGGCGTCACCAGCACCAA GGTTAAAGAAAAAGAAGAGCGTCGAACCGAAAATGATGAAAGTCCGAACACGAGCGTCAGCAGCATGTCTCCGCTGAGCGATCGGAGTGGTTCGGGAGGCGCGGCGGGGGCGAATGGGTCGGGCACAGGTGGCGGCGCCGGGACGaacggcgcggcggcgggcggcgtgCTGGCGGGCGCGGACACGGCGCGGGCGCTGCAGGCGGGCTCGCACCGCGGGTACGGCGCGGCGGTGGCCACGTGGAACGGCACGCACAGCGCACTCTCGCGACAG GTATTCGAAGAGCGTCGTGAAGAGCGCAAGCGAGCTCTCGAAGCCACAGATGAAATGGATCGAGGACGTAACAAGAAAGTGAAAAAGTTTCATCACTACAATCGCTTCAACAACAATAGAAATGGTTACAATCCCTTCCAG GAAAAGCAGAACAAGCCACATTGGGGTGGTAATTTCAACAAATATCGCAATGAACGACGCCCCTCGCACCACTTCAATAAACATCATAGCAACAAGTACAAACGATTTAACAACAG GTACAGTAACGGTCACCACTACCCCAGGCACCATTGA
- the LOC110379614 gene encoding probable ATP-dependent RNA helicase DDX20: protein MVLAHNINEGLRTRDVQISEDVTFETMLLSPNTLDGLTNCGFYKPSPIQLHAIPLGKCGFDLILEAKSGTGKTAVFTVIALEKLDLKKGLQTIILAPTREIASQISNVITQIGSHYKNLNVEVVIGGLPVHEDIAKLKNKVHVVVGSPGRLRHLIQANHMDISAVRLLVLDEADKLMDKNFQADINYIFSVLPKEKQVIMSSATYPQVLKSVMTKYVQNAQHICPDSTTVLIGIKQLILTVKSNSNIVRQTKNRFDELLKILSKKNFKQCLIFCNYQVRVRGLCQMLLREKWPAEKLHGQQEQTDRLDALKMLQDYKCRILISTDLAARGIDASNVDLVINFEPPYDWQTYLHRIGRAGRFGSYGTAVTILSEGQEESTFKKMIRSINGLVFKNFWDEENIDLDNCDDCIDTLCYKGIEKNEVCAKVIDKLTNRKSKNDEETESFEALCKSFQETKEIEIESFDDLLTCFKSHKESLTQDNNNECALNLSMQTKESINLNTNENIESIDIKHSKNQNVKVCTKETCNTNIKHEAPLETHSDAPDKLLHTHELSDLEYNESLKPLLEAGLPTSFQSRKYKTKKSHPPQHHNYGYEIENTSQKHTTNKATKVVNKKRTMRKQRKTSISQETDKCMAGRELVTPGREKHRKVSFKSTSSNETIDNEIENQYSCDAKNVSPLYNQEIDQFANLRYVNWYKNLKMHVEQVRMSLYIEELSKV from the exons atggTTCTCGCCCATAATATTAATGAGGGGTTGAGAACTCGAGACGTTCAAATTTCGGAAGATGTTACCTTTGAAACGATGCTGCTTTCGCCAAATACTTTGGATGGTTTGACTAATTGCGGTTTTTATAAACCTTCTCCTATTCAGCTACACGCTATACCTTTAGGAAAATGTGGTTTCG ATCTAATACTTGAAGCTAAGTCAGGCACTGGTAAAACAGCAGTTTTTACAGTAATAGCCCTGGAAAAACTGGACTTGAAGAAAGGCTTGCAGACTATTATCTTAGCCCCAACTAGAGAGATTGCATCACAAATATCCAATGTCATCACACAAATTGGATCACATTACAAAA ATTTGAATGTTGAAGTTGTAATAGGTGGATTGCCTGTTCATGAAGACATagctaaattaaaaaacaaagtgCATGTTGTTGTCGGAAGTCCTGGGCGACTAAGGCATTTGATCCAAGCAAATCACATGGATATATCAGCTGTTCGATTACTGGTTCTTGATGAAGCAGATAAATTAATGGATAAGAATTTTCAAGCAGACATTAACtatatattttcagtattacCTAAAGAAAAGCAAGTCATAATGAGTAGCGCCACTTATCCTCAAGTATTAAAATCTGTTATGACTAAATATGTTCAGAATGCTCAACACATCTGCCCTGACAGCACAACAGTACTCATAGGAATCAAACAATTAATACTAACAGTTAAAAGTAACTCAAATATTGTAAGACAAACTAAAAACCGATTTGATGAACtgcttaaaatattatcaaaaaagaattttaaacaatgtttgatCTTTTGCAATTACCAAGTAAGAGTAAGAGGTTTATGTCAGATGTTGTTGCGTGAAAAGTGGCCTGCAGAGAAATTACATGGTCAACAGGAACAAACTGATCGTCTAGATGCTCTAAAAATGCTACAAGATTATAAGTGTAGAATATTAATATCTACCGACTTAGCAGCTAGAGGTATTGATGCATCCAATGTAGATTTAGTTATAAATTTTGAGCCTCCTTATGATTGGCAAACATACTTGCATAGAATTGGAAGGGCTGGAAGATTTGGATCTTATGGTACTGCTGTCACTATCCTTAGTGAAGGACAAGAAGagtcaacatttaaaaaaatgattagaTCTATAAATGGTTTGGTGTTTAAGAATTTTTGGGACGAAGAAAACATAGATCTTGACAATTGTGATGATTGCATTGATACATTATGCTATAAGGGCATTGAAAAAAATGAAGTGTGTGCTAAAGTCATAGACAAATTAACAAATAGAAAATCTAAAAATGATGAAGAAACAGAAAGTTTTGAGGCATTATGCAAGTCATttcaagaaacaaaagaaatcgaaattgaatcatttgatgatttactaACTTGTTTTAAGTCACACAAAGAAAGTTTAACTCAAGATAACAATAATGAATGTGCTCTAAACTTAAGTATGCAAACCAAGGAATCTATAAATTTGaatacaaatgaaaatatagAAAGCATTGATATTAAACATTCAAAGAATCAGAATGTAAAGGTATGTACAAAAGAAACATGTAATACTAACATAAAACATGAGGCACCTCTGGAAACCCATTCAGATGCGCCAGATAAATTGTTACACACTCATGAATTATCTGATTTAGAATATAACGAATCTTTAAAACCGTTGTTAGAAGCAGGGCTTCCAACATCTTTTCAATCcagaaaatacaaaacaaagaaaagtcATCCCCCACAGCACCATAATTATGgatatgaaattgaaaatacttCACAAAAGCATACTACTAATAAAGCTACAAAAGTGGTAAATAAGAAAAGAACTATgcgtaaacaaagaaaaacaagcaTTAGTCAAGAAACTGACAAATGTATGGCTGGACGGGAATTAGTAACGCCTGGCCGAGAAAAACATCGAAAAGTCTCATTTAAGTCAACATCCTCCAATGAAACAATAGATAATGAGATTGAGAATCAATATAGTTGCGATGCCAAAAATGTGTCGCCATTGTATAATCAAGAAATAGATCAGTTTGCTAATTTAAGATATGTGAATTGGTATAAGAACTTAAAAATGCATGTAGAACAAGTTCGAATGTCCTTGTATATTGAAGAGTTATCCAAGGTATAG
- the Scny gene encoding ubiquitin carboxyl-terminal hydrolase 36 isoform X2 — translation MPASICDPVTSALRLSLTPDESQSSSLLDSRLYSSAKSVLLSKIEFEESGDYQSNVLDGLKSKYVVIRPKKTVHDNKLLKKECNSAGQASENNKNVEDGLPKPKRVLFPVEKVHLGWQSAWAAGAGMQNVGNTCYLNSTLQALFHVPAFANWLVMEVTHAEKCNQQEACVICGMRATLMATQKSGGAPIKPWQVYSKLRLICRHLTPGRQEDAHEFLRYLVEAMEKCYLNRFVNHDKLEQYSKETTPLNQILGGYLRSTVRCLACHHLSTTYQHFEDLLLDIRKHSTLDEALDSFFSRERLEDLGYKCEACNKKVSATKQFFIERAPMVLCIALKRFSLAGGKLSKHVQFRKKITLNKYMYNKSHQQLSYKLVSLVTHLGPSQNCGHYTAIGQAPNGNYYQFDDSCVRPLPLSAVLGTNAYIMFFEKDNTTEETSTSAASSSSVVYGPQLPDNILNREKSPLKLTFYRNDERKPVLLNSTSVEVSKPENKPIILNSTLGKSESSNSNSEPWVVKQNGEVEKIVQPPKILNGIEKNGNKVDDDKKISFVIKRQNGDDCQVKPKLSKSESDLRSVINSKNMEKSASTSKIMKTPKSPLEKLEEQMNRSDSSGVSPRNGCTGSRVKEKEERRTENDESPNTSVSSMSPLSDRSGSGGAAGANGSGTGGGAGTNGAAAGGVLAGADTARALQAGSHRGYGAAVATWNGTHSALSRQVFEERREERKRALEATDEMDRGRNKKVKKFHHYNRFNNNRNGYNPFQEKQNKPHWGGNFNKYRNERRPSHHFNKHHSNKYKRFNNRYSNGHHYPRHH, via the exons ATGCCCGCTTCCATTTGCGACCCAGTAACAAGCGCATTGCGTTTGTCTCTTACCCCAGACGAATCCCAAAGTTCTTCATTGTTGGATAGTAGACTCTACTCATCAGCCAAAAGCGTGCTTCTGTCTAAGATTGAGTTTGAAGAATCTGGTGATTATCAAAGTAACGTTCTCGACGGACTGAAATCTAAGTACGTGGTGATCCGACCTAAAAAAACAGTGCATGATAATAAACTACTGAAAAAAGAGTGTAATTCTGCCGGCCAAGCTTCAG aaaacaacaaaaatgttgAAGATGGATTACCTAAACCCAAAAGGGTTCTATTTCCTGTTGAAAAAGTACACTTGGGATGGCAAAGTGCATGGGCGGCTGGTGCCGGCATGCAAAATGTGGGTAACACATGCTATTTGAATTCTACCCTGCAGGCTCTGTTCCATGTGCCTGCTTTTGCAAACTGGCTGGTTATGGAAGTGACCCATGCTGAGAAATGTAATCAACAAG AAGCCTGTGTGATATGCGGGATGCGCGCCACTCTGATGGCTACCCAGAAGAGTGGTGGAGCACCAATTAAGCCCTGGCAGGTTTACTCCAAGTTACGCCTTATTTGTAGACACCTCACTCCAGGCAGGCAAGAGGATGCACATGAGTTTTTAAG GTACCTGGTGGAAGCTATGGAAAAATGCTATTTGAATCGGTTTGTTAACCATGACAAATTGGAACAATATAGCAAGGAGACAACTCCATTGAATCAAATTCTGGGTGGATACTTACGGTCCACAGTCAGGTGTCTTGCATGCCATCATTTATCAACCACCTACCAGCATTTTGAG gacTTACTATTAGATATAAGAAAACACTCAACATTAGATGAAGCATTAGATTCCTTTTTTTCTCGAGAAAGGTTAGAAGATTTAGGTTACAAATGTGAGGCATGCAATAAAAAG GTATCAGCCACTAAACAGTTTTTCATTGAGCGCGCTCCTATGGTGCTCTGTATAGCATTAAAACGATTCTCACTGGCTGGCGGGAAGCTCTCCAAACATGTGCAATTTAGAAAGAAGATTACCTTAAACAAATATATGTACAACAAAAGTCATCAACAGTTG TCATATAAACTAGTAAGTTTAGTCACTCACCTCGGACCTTCACAAAATTGTGGCCATTACACTGCAATAGGCCAAGCACCAAATGGGAATTATTACCAATTTGATGACAGTTGTGTTCGACCCTTACCATTGTCTGCTGTGCTGGGTACAAATGCTTATATTATGTTCTTTGAAAAAGACAACACCACAGAGGAAACATCCACCTCGGCAGCCTCTTCCTCGAGTGTGGTGTATGGCCCACAGCTACCAGACAATATTCTTAACAGAGAAAAAAGTCCATTAAAACTAACTTTCTATAGAAATGATGAGAGAAAGCCAGTTCTCCTTAATAGCACTTCAGTAGAAGTTTCTAAACCAGAAAACAAACCCATAATTCTAAATAGTACACTGGGAAAGTCAGAGTCCAGTAATTCCAATTCTGAACCTTGGGttgtaaaacaaaatggtgAAGTAGAGAAAATTGTTCAGCCTCCAAAGATTCTGAATGGCATAGAAAAGAATGGCAACAAAGTGGACGACGATAAGAAAATAAGCTTCGTAATCAAGCGTCAGAATGGTGACGACTGCCAAGTTAAACCCAAGCTTTCAAAGAGCGAGTCAGACCTCAGATCCGTCATTAACTCAAAGAATATGGAAAAATCTGCTTCAACTAGCAAGATAATGAAGACGCCTAAATCGCCGCTAGAGAAATTGGAAGAGCAGATGAACAGGAGCGATTCTTCGGGCGTGTCGCCCAGGAACGGCTGCACGGGATCGAG GGTTAAAGAAAAAGAAGAGCGTCGAACCGAAAATGATGAAAGTCCGAACACGAGCGTCAGCAGCATGTCTCCGCTGAGCGATCGGAGTGGTTCGGGAGGCGCGGCGGGGGCGAATGGGTCGGGCACAGGTGGCGGCGCCGGGACGaacggcgcggcggcgggcggcgtgCTGGCGGGCGCGGACACGGCGCGGGCGCTGCAGGCGGGCTCGCACCGCGGGTACGGCGCGGCGGTGGCCACGTGGAACGGCACGCACAGCGCACTCTCGCGACAG GTATTCGAAGAGCGTCGTGAAGAGCGCAAGCGAGCTCTCGAAGCCACAGATGAAATGGATCGAGGACGTAACAAGAAAGTGAAAAAGTTTCATCACTACAATCGCTTCAACAACAATAGAAATGGTTACAATCCCTTCCAG GAAAAGCAGAACAAGCCACATTGGGGTGGTAATTTCAACAAATATCGCAATGAACGACGCCCCTCGCACCACTTCAATAAACATCATAGCAACAAGTACAAACGATTTAACAACAG GTACAGTAACGGTCACCACTACCCCAGGCACCATTGA
- the LOC110379615 gene encoding protein disulfide-isomerase TMX3 has protein sequence MNLLTGQCFMILSALCVVSSSRVLELSDKFIDISNDGMWFVKFYAPWCAHCRRIEPIWAHVAQSLYNSPIKVAKVDCTRFMAVATHFKVRAYPTIMFIKGPYRHEYVGERVKDEMVNYALRMSQPAVQRLSQADSLGYLKETHPVFFGYVGKQQGALWDMFTLHAEKYQPHTWFYAMSHDLLKNDVKIPNETAIFVYKEDEAYFFEANPLLLQDREALNVTLDKWINSERFGLFPKVTRSNINELMDIEKYIVIAIVSENKLNEITQTERDFKDMIESIIKKRKRHLHERFQFGWMGTPELANSIAMSELTVPHLLVLNSTTGHHHMPDDDPVLMTPEAVSIFLDQINNQMAPTYGGNSWPVRFYRGFFEARTTLTNMWRGNPVLTALVFGLPLGFLSLICYSVCCADILDAEEEETPETHEKKD, from the exons ATGAATTTATTAACTGGCCAATGTTTCATGATTTTATCAG CACTTTGCGTTGTTTCTTCGTCCAGAGTTCTAGAATTAAGTGACAAATTTATCGATATAAGCAACGATGGCATGTGGTTCGTGAAGTTCTATGCGCCATGGTGTGCCCATTGCCGCAGGATAGAGCCTATCTGGGCGCATGTCGCTCAGTCGCTGTACAACAGCCCTATAAAGGTGGCGAAGGTTGACTGTACTAGGTTTATGGCCGTAGCTACTCATTTTAAAGTCAGAGCATACCCTACAATAATGTT TATTAAAGGCCCCTATCGCCATGAGTATGTAGGTGAAAGAGTGAAAGATGAGATGGTCAACTATGCCCTTCGCATGTCACAACCGGCTGTTCAGAGACTGTCACAAGCTGACAGCCTTGGGTACCTAAAGGAGACACATCCAGTCTTCTTTGGATATGTGGGAAAACAACAAGGAGCATTATGG GATATGTTTACACTTCATGCTGAAAAGTATCAACCACATACATGGTTTTATGCTATGTCACATGATCTTTTGAAAAATGATGTTAAAATTCCTAATGAAACTGCCATATTTGTGTACAAAGAGGATGAAGCCTACTTTTTTGAAG CAAATCCATTACTACTCCAAGATAGAGAAGCCTTAAATGTAACATTAGACAAATGGATCAATTCCGAGAGATTTGGATTATTCCCAAAAGTCACTCGATCAAATATCAACGAACTAATGGATATAGaaaaatacattgtcatcgCTATTGTCTCTGAAAATAAGTTGAATGAAATCACACAAACAGAGAGGGACTTTAAGGACATGATTGAGAGTATCATTAA GAAGAGAAAACGCCACCTTCATGAAAGATTCCAATTTGGGTGGATGGGAACTCCTGAACTAGCAAACTCAATAGCCATGTCTGAACTGACAGTTCCTCATCTGTTGGTTCTCAACTCTACAACAGGCCACCACCACATGCCTGATGATGACCCTGTCCTCATGACACCTGAAGCAGTTTCAATCTTCCTTGACCAAATAAATAACCAAATGGCACCG ACGTATGGTGGGAACAGTTGGCCAGTACGTTTCTACCGAGGCTTCTTTGAAGCAAGGACCACTCTGACGAATATGTGGCGCGGAAACCCAGTATTAACGGCGCTCGTTTTTGGGTTGCCCCTCGGCTTCTTGTCTCTCATATGTTACTCTGTGTGCTGCGCTGATATACTTGATGCAGAGGAAGAGGAAACACCAG AAACACACGAGAAGAAGGACTAG